In one window of Microbacterium sp. PM5 DNA:
- a CDS encoding NAD(P)/FAD-dependent oxidoreductase, producing MVIVGGGFAGISAARALRHADVRVTLIDRRVYNTFQPLLYQVATGGLNPGDVTHFLRSLRVRQPNLDVVHEHLMEIDPEGRTVRLLDGQEMSYDYLLVANGVTTAYHGTPGAKENSFAVYSRSQAIAIRDSLFTRLERAAVRDGRTKGLSVVVIGGGPTGIEMAGALAELRDQGLEPAYPELDGDAFRITLVQRSEILKPFLPKLRDYAAAQLRRRDVELRLGAGVDEVRPDAVVLSDGTVLPSDLTVWATGVAPHEEVRDWSLPLDKGDRIRVGADLQVEGLHGVFAAGDVAVAPQDLPQLAQPAIQGGEHVARQIVRLIAGQPTEPFSYYDKGQLAIIGRRAAIGELPGIANLPGLHRLRFLSKIPLLRKTVALTGSFGWLTWLFVHITSLLGPRNKLMVLIGLVARYGVHLYRTPVPIVGDVPAIRPSKAQRRRLTPEQRAAADADAGVSAGVDGD from the coding sequence GTGGTCATCGTCGGTGGCGGTTTCGCCGGGATCAGCGCCGCGCGAGCCCTGCGGCACGCCGACGTACGGGTGACGCTCATCGATCGCCGCGTGTACAACACGTTCCAGCCCCTGCTGTACCAGGTCGCCACGGGCGGGTTGAACCCCGGCGACGTGACCCATTTCCTCCGGAGCCTGCGGGTGCGCCAGCCCAACCTCGATGTCGTGCACGAGCACCTCATGGAGATCGATCCCGAAGGCCGCACGGTGCGCCTGCTCGACGGTCAGGAGATGTCGTACGACTACCTGCTCGTCGCCAACGGCGTCACCACGGCCTATCACGGCACGCCCGGCGCGAAGGAGAACTCGTTCGCGGTGTACTCGCGCTCGCAGGCGATCGCCATCCGCGACTCCCTCTTCACCCGGCTCGAGCGAGCGGCCGTGCGGGACGGGCGCACCAAGGGACTGTCGGTCGTGGTGATCGGCGGAGGCCCCACGGGCATCGAGATGGCGGGAGCTCTCGCCGAGCTGCGCGACCAAGGCCTGGAGCCGGCCTACCCCGAACTCGACGGTGACGCGTTCCGCATCACGTTGGTGCAGCGCAGCGAGATCCTGAAGCCGTTCCTGCCGAAGCTGCGCGACTACGCGGCGGCGCAGCTGCGGCGCCGCGACGTGGAGCTGCGCCTCGGCGCGGGCGTCGACGAGGTGCGACCGGATGCCGTCGTGCTCTCGGACGGCACCGTGCTGCCCTCCGATCTCACCGTCTGGGCGACCGGCGTCGCGCCCCACGAGGAGGTGCGCGACTGGAGCCTGCCGCTCGACAAGGGCGACCGCATCCGCGTGGGCGCGGACCTGCAGGTGGAGGGACTGCACGGAGTGTTCGCCGCCGGCGACGTCGCCGTCGCTCCACAGGACCTCCCCCAGCTCGCCCAGCCCGCGATCCAGGGCGGCGAGCACGTCGCCCGCCAAATCGTGCGGCTCATCGCGGGACAGCCCACGGAGCCGTTCTCGTACTACGACAAGGGGCAGCTGGCGATCATCGGCCGACGCGCGGCCATCGGCGAGCTGCCCGGCATCGCCAACCTCCCGGGACTGCACCGTCTGCGCTTCCTCTCGAAGATTCCGCTCCTGCGCAAGACGGTCGCCCTCACCGGCTCGTTCGGCTGGCTGACGTGGCTCTTCGTCCACATCACGAGCCTGCTCGGTCCGCGCAACAAGCTGATGGTGCTCATCGGTCTGGTCGCGCGCTACGGCGTGCACCTGTACCGGACGCCGGTGCCGATCGTCGGCGACGTGCCGGCGATCCGACCGTCGAAGGCGCAGCGCCGGCGGCTCACGCCCGAGCAGCGCGCGGCCGCGGATGCCGACGCCGGCGTGAGCGCCGGAGTCGATGGCGACTGA
- the purM gene encoding phosphoribosylformylglycinamidine cyclo-ligase — protein sequence MAEAPQNPYSEAGVDTAAGDLAVELMKSAVRRTHGPEVLGGVGGFAGLFDASALRSYEKPLLATSTDGVGTKVAIAQAIDKHDTIGQDLVGMVVDDIVVVGAKPLFMTDYIACGKVFPERIADIVRGIASGCEQTGTALVGGETAEHPGLLGVNDYDVAGAATGVVDAGDVLGADRVRAGDVVLALASSGAHSNGYSLIRHIVAGKGISYGAPAADFGRTWGEELLEPTRLYTLPLLNVLTALPGAVHALSHVTGGGIAANLARVLPPQAWVEVDRSTWSPSPVFRVLADLGGLRLEDTEGTWNLGIGFVAVVAPEKADAAASLLSDAGIATWQVGVVQEGARPEGHFEQGAKGVDGGAVRLVGAYSSAV from the coding sequence GTGGCAGAAGCCCCACAGAATCCCTATTCCGAAGCCGGCGTCGACACCGCGGCGGGAGATCTCGCCGTCGAACTGATGAAGTCGGCTGTTCGTCGCACCCACGGGCCCGAGGTGCTGGGCGGTGTCGGCGGGTTCGCCGGCCTGTTCGACGCCTCGGCGCTGCGGTCCTACGAGAAGCCCCTGCTGGCCACCTCGACCGACGGCGTGGGCACCAAGGTCGCGATCGCGCAGGCGATCGACAAGCACGACACGATCGGCCAGGACCTGGTCGGCATGGTGGTCGACGACATCGTGGTGGTGGGCGCGAAGCCCCTGTTCATGACGGACTACATCGCGTGCGGCAAGGTCTTCCCCGAGCGCATCGCCGACATCGTTCGCGGCATCGCCTCCGGCTGCGAGCAGACCGGCACGGCGCTCGTCGGCGGCGAGACTGCCGAGCACCCGGGCCTGCTCGGCGTCAACGACTACGACGTCGCCGGAGCGGCCACCGGCGTCGTGGATGCCGGCGACGTGCTCGGCGCCGACCGCGTGCGCGCCGGCGACGTCGTGCTGGCCCTGGCCTCCAGCGGAGCGCACTCGAACGGCTACTCGCTCATCCGCCACATCGTCGCGGGCAAGGGCATCAGCTACGGCGCCCCGGCCGCCGACTTCGGTCGGACGTGGGGTGAGGAGCTCCTCGAGCCCACGCGCCTGTACACGCTGCCGCTGCTGAACGTGCTCACGGCGCTGCCCGGCGCCGTGCACGCGCTCAGCCACGTGACCGGTGGCGGTATCGCCGCGAACCTCGCTCGCGTGCTGCCGCCGCAGGCGTGGGTCGAGGTCGACCGTTCGACGTGGTCGCCCAGCCCCGTGTTCCGCGTGCTCGCCGATCTCGGCGGGCTGCGTCTGGAAGACACCGAGGGCACGTGGAACCTCGGCATCGGTTTCGTCGCTGTCGTCGCGCCCGAGAAGGCGGATGCCGCGGCATCCCTCCTGTCGGACGCCGGTATCGCGACCTGGCAGGTGGGCGTCGTCCAGGAGGGCGCGCGTCCCGAGGGCCATTTCGAGCAGGGCGCCAAGGGCGTGGACGGCGGAGCCGTGCGCCTCGTCGGCGCGTATTCATCAGCCGTCTAG
- the purF gene encoding amidophosphoribosyltransferase, which yields MCGIVGVVGQGPVNQDIYDSLLLLQHRGQDSTGIATAETSGVFHLFKAKGQVREAFRTRDMRALLGNIGLGHVRYATKGTASSEEEAQPFYVNAPYGIVLVHNGNLTNTRELTQELFSKDRRHLNTSSDTELLVNVLANELQSSISGLELDPAQVFQAVTRVHERVEGSYATIALIAGYGLLAFRDPFGIRPLILGTRPAVDAEGAPTGRYEWIVASESLVLENGGFEVVRDVEPGEAVFIDVDGRLHTQQCATNPQLVPCSFEYVYLARPDSIMNGISVYEARLRMGERLADTIAKYTPAGTIDVVMPIPDSSRPAAMQVARKLGIEYREGFYKNRYVGRTFIMPGQAVRKKSVRQKLNAMSSEFKGKNVLLIDDSIVRGTTSKEIIQMARDAGAKTVTFASAAPPVRFPHVYGINMPSRHELVAHGRTIPEIAEELGADYMVYQEIDDLKAAILEGSPDVDDLDMSCFDGRYITGTVSEEYLAWVEGTQES from the coding sequence ATGTGCGGAATCGTCGGCGTTGTCGGACAGGGCCCGGTCAATCAGGACATCTACGACTCGCTGCTGCTGCTGCAGCATCGCGGTCAGGACTCGACGGGTATCGCGACGGCGGAGACCAGCGGCGTCTTCCATCTGTTCAAGGCCAAGGGTCAGGTGCGCGAGGCGTTTCGCACCCGCGACATGCGCGCCCTCCTGGGCAACATCGGCCTCGGCCACGTCCGCTACGCCACGAAGGGCACCGCGTCGAGCGAGGAAGAGGCCCAGCCCTTCTACGTCAACGCGCCCTACGGCATCGTGCTGGTGCACAACGGCAACCTCACCAACACGCGTGAGCTGACCCAGGAGCTCTTCAGCAAAGACCGCCGTCACCTCAACACGAGCTCCGACACCGAGCTGCTCGTCAACGTGCTCGCCAACGAGCTGCAGTCCTCCATCTCCGGCCTCGAACTCGACCCGGCGCAGGTGTTCCAGGCGGTCACCCGGGTGCACGAGCGCGTCGAAGGCTCGTACGCGACCATCGCGCTCATCGCCGGTTACGGCCTGCTCGCATTCCGCGACCCCTTCGGCATCCGCCCCCTCATCCTCGGCACGCGTCCCGCGGTGGATGCCGAGGGCGCCCCGACGGGTCGCTACGAGTGGATCGTCGCCTCCGAATCGCTGGTGCTGGAAAACGGCGGCTTCGAGGTCGTCCGTGACGTCGAGCCGGGCGAGGCCGTCTTCATCGACGTGGACGGGCGCCTGCACACCCAGCAGTGCGCGACGAACCCGCAGCTGGTCCCGTGCTCGTTCGAATACGTCTACCTGGCGCGACCGGACTCGATCATGAACGGCATCTCGGTGTACGAGGCGCGCCTGCGGATGGGTGAGCGCCTGGCCGACACGATCGCCAAGTACACCCCCGCCGGCACGATCGACGTCGTCATGCCGATCCCCGACAGCTCGCGCCCGGCGGCCATGCAGGTGGCGCGCAAGCTCGGCATCGAGTACCGCGAGGGCTTCTACAAGAACCGTTACGTCGGCCGCACGTTCATCATGCCCGGCCAGGCGGTGCGCAAGAAGAGCGTGCGTCAGAAGCTGAACGCCATGTCGAGCGAGTTCAAGGGCAAGAACGTGCTGCTCATCGACGACTCGATCGTGCGCGGGACGACCTCCAAGGAGATCATCCAGATGGCTCGGGATGCCGGCGCCAAGACGGTGACGTTCGCCTCGGCCGCCCCGCCCGTGCGCTTCCCGCACGTGTACGGCATCAACATGCCCTCGCGTCACGAGCTCGTCGCGCACGGCCGCACGATCCCCGAGATCGCCGAAGAGCTCGGTGCGGACTACATGGTCTATCAGGAGATCGACGACCTCAAGGCCGCGATCCTCGAAGGTTCGCCCGACGTCGACGACCTCGACATGAGCTGCTTCGACGGGCGCTACATCACCGGCACCGTGTCGGAGGAGTACCTCGCCTGGGTCGAAGGCACGCAGGAGAGCTGA
- a CDS encoding MFS transporter, with protein sequence MTHPRPRSLWRGRLLALVGVVLVAFSLRSAVAALSPIISEVQADFAVPTWVVGLIGTAPPVCFAVFGIVTPILERRFGLERLAAASMLIVTAALLARALATDAATLLLATTVLFAAVGVGNVVLPPLIKTYFPDRVGTMTALYSALLAMAAFVPPLVAVPVADAAGWRFSLGMWAILALLAVAPWVTLVVRANVARTQAPAAVDLDAPAPGVLGRLPRLSLAWALAGTFGISAASVYACFAWLPVILVDVAGVSHAEAGALLSLFGAMGLPWSIIVPILITRWRRVGVVYAAALIAGLAGVAGMLLAPATATILWVVLLGTPQALFPAVLVLIQLRSRTHEGAVALSGFAQSVGYGIAALFPLMFAVVHEATGQWQPVLVVFGLLFLATIPTGLVVTRPRTIEDEWERRHGAW encoded by the coding sequence GTGACCCATCCCCGCCCGCGCTCCCTCTGGCGGGGACGCCTCCTCGCGCTGGTGGGCGTCGTGCTCGTTGCCTTCTCCCTGCGTTCGGCCGTCGCCGCGCTGTCGCCGATCATCTCGGAGGTGCAGGCCGACTTCGCCGTGCCGACGTGGGTGGTGGGTCTCATCGGCACCGCGCCGCCGGTCTGCTTCGCCGTCTTCGGCATCGTGACCCCGATCCTCGAACGCCGGTTCGGGCTGGAGCGGCTCGCGGCGGCATCCATGCTCATCGTCACGGCCGCCCTCCTCGCGCGCGCTCTCGCGACGGACGCGGCCACGCTGCTGCTGGCGACGACGGTCCTGTTCGCGGCGGTGGGCGTGGGCAACGTGGTGCTGCCGCCACTGATCAAGACATACTTCCCCGACCGCGTGGGCACGATGACCGCGCTGTACTCCGCGCTTCTCGCGATGGCCGCGTTCGTGCCACCGTTGGTGGCCGTGCCCGTCGCGGATGCCGCGGGGTGGCGGTTCTCGCTGGGCATGTGGGCGATCCTCGCGCTTCTGGCGGTCGCGCCCTGGGTGACGCTCGTGGTGCGCGCGAACGTCGCCCGCACGCAGGCTCCCGCCGCGGTGGATCTCGACGCCCCGGCGCCCGGCGTGTTGGGACGCCTGCCGCGGCTGTCGCTCGCGTGGGCGCTGGCCGGGACGTTCGGCATCTCTGCGGCGAGCGTCTATGCGTGCTTCGCCTGGCTGCCGGTCATCCTCGTCGACGTCGCCGGAGTCTCGCACGCCGAGGCCGGCGCGCTGCTGTCGCTGTTCGGCGCGATGGGACTGCCGTGGTCGATCATCGTGCCGATCCTGATCACACGGTGGCGCCGGGTCGGCGTCGTCTACGCCGCCGCGTTGATCGCGGGGCTGGCGGGTGTGGCCGGAATGCTGCTCGCGCCTGCGACGGCCACGATCCTCTGGGTCGTGCTGCTCGGCACCCCGCAGGCGTTGTTCCCGGCGGTGCTGGTGCTCATCCAGCTGCGCTCGCGCACCCACGAGGGCGCCGTCGCGCTCAGCGGCTTCGCGCAGAGCGTCGGGTACGGCATCGCCGCGCTGTTCCCGCTGATGTTCGCGGTCGTCCACGAGGCGACCGGACAGTGGCAGCCGGTGCTCGTGGTCTTCGGCCTGCTGTTCCTCGCGACGATTCCGACCGGCCTCGTCGTCACGCGGCCGCGCACGATCGAGGACGAGTGGGAACGTCGCCACGGCGCGTGGTGA
- a CDS encoding MFS transporter, producing the protein MDEHDASPKGRAPAERRALRAHPALVLATVCGALALVSIDVTILHVVAPTIARDLGATDTELLWIIDIFPFVISPLLLSAGVMSDRYGRRAFLVGGLVVFALASAAAAFASSPQLLIAARAAMAVGAAGVLPSTMSLLRVAYPDRDKRVRAVAIWSMSSAAAAAAGPVIGGFVVEHSTWGVVFLINLPLCALVIIAAAAFVPESRSTRPGSTDLVSQGLAIGAVLAAAVAINSLAEHHVELVLGGLVVAAGLGALFVRRQRAMVRERRTPMLDVALFRNRAFSSALIAVALAMFAIVGLELQFARYLQLGRGFEPLDAAIALIPLALATLVGAFLSPWFLRLLGHRAAISTALIAAGAALAAVAFAPDPVHLAVFAVATGLAGLTIEIAAVGANDLIVSSAGLHEVGGAAALEEISYDLGGGFGTAVLGAIAVSAASVTEGFHAAVSASAVILAVAGVAMILTLRPARAAAAGPRH; encoded by the coding sequence GTGGATGAGCATGACGCGTCACCGAAGGGACGTGCCCCCGCCGAGCGACGGGCGCTGAGGGCGCACCCGGCGCTCGTGCTGGCGACGGTCTGCGGCGCGCTCGCGCTGGTGTCCATCGACGTGACCATCCTCCACGTCGTCGCGCCGACCATCGCCCGCGACCTGGGCGCCACCGACACCGAGCTGCTGTGGATCATCGACATCTTCCCGTTCGTCATCTCGCCCCTGCTGCTGTCGGCGGGCGTCATGAGCGATCGGTACGGGCGGCGCGCGTTCCTGGTCGGCGGGCTCGTCGTCTTCGCGCTCGCGTCGGCGGCCGCGGCCTTCGCCTCCAGCCCGCAGCTGCTCATCGCGGCGAGGGCCGCGATGGCCGTCGGCGCCGCAGGGGTTCTCCCCTCGACGATGTCGCTGCTTCGCGTCGCCTACCCCGATCGGGACAAGCGCGTGCGCGCCGTCGCGATCTGGTCGATGTCGTCCGCCGCCGCGGCGGCGGCGGGACCCGTGATCGGCGGCTTCGTCGTCGAGCACAGCACGTGGGGTGTGGTGTTCCTCATCAACCTGCCGCTGTGCGCGCTCGTCATCATCGCGGCGGCGGCGTTCGTTCCGGAGTCGCGCTCCACGCGGCCGGGCAGCACCGACCTCGTCAGCCAGGGGCTCGCGATCGGAGCGGTGCTGGCGGCGGCCGTGGCGATCAACAGTCTGGCCGAACACCATGTCGAACTCGTCCTCGGCGGACTGGTCGTCGCGGCCGGGTTGGGCGCGCTCTTCGTCCGGCGACAGCGCGCGATGGTTCGTGAGCGACGGACGCCGATGCTCGATGTCGCACTCTTTCGCAATCGCGCGTTCTCCAGTGCGCTGATCGCGGTCGCGCTGGCGATGTTCGCCATCGTCGGCCTCGAACTGCAGTTCGCGAGATACCTACAGCTGGGGCGCGGCTTCGAACCCCTGGATGCCGCGATCGCGCTGATCCCGCTCGCGTTGGCCACCCTGGTGGGCGCCTTCCTCTCACCGTGGTTCCTGCGGCTCCTCGGTCATCGCGCGGCGATCTCGACCGCCCTCATCGCCGCGGGGGCGGCGCTGGCGGCGGTCGCGTTCGCGCCCGACCCCGTGCACCTGGCCGTCTTCGCCGTCGCGACCGGACTGGCAGGGCTGACCATCGAGATCGCCGCGGTCGGGGCGAACGATCTGATCGTGTCGTCGGCTGGCCTGCACGAAGTGGGCGGAGCGGCCGCGCTGGAGGAGATCTCCTACGACCTGGGCGGCGGCTTCGGCACCGCCGTGCTCGGCGCGATCGCCGTGTCGGCGGCGTCGGTGACGGAGGGCTTCCACGCCGCGGTCAGCGCCTCGGCGGTGATCCTGGCGGTCGCCGGGGTCGCGATGATCCTCACCCTGCGTCCCGCGCGAGCAGCCGCAGCGGGGCCGCGGCACTGA
- a CDS encoding DUF3073 domain-containing protein produces MGRGRQKAKHTKIARELKYDTYNVNYSALEKELGHHEEDPYVDKWADQYADDEDELETA; encoded by the coding sequence ATGGGGCGTGGCCGTCAGAAAGCGAAGCACACCAAGATCGCTCGCGAGCTGAAGTACGACACCTACAACGTGAACTACTCCGCGCTCGAAAAGGAGCTCGGACACCACGAGGAAGACCCGTACGTCGACAAGTGGGCCGACCAGTACGCCGACGACGAGGACGAGCTGGAGACAGCCTGA
- a CDS encoding universal stress protein, which produces MAETDESPVPQRAVIVGVIPDQPARVLKEAARYAKLFSAPLIVAHVDVTRFVTYEDPDGYMHTAPIDIDLAIGEAQLSAVEGVAASALDGSGVEWSVTQLVGDPALAIKHLAEKAQARLIVVGTRRRGFGESIREFFTGSVAARLAHRQSRPILVVPLEDPVGDDEDLWPAS; this is translated from the coding sequence ATGGCCGAAACAGACGAGAGTCCGGTTCCTCAGCGGGCGGTGATCGTCGGCGTCATTCCTGACCAGCCGGCTCGCGTTCTCAAAGAAGCAGCCCGGTACGCGAAGCTCTTCTCGGCGCCCTTGATCGTCGCCCACGTCGACGTCACGCGCTTCGTCACGTACGAGGATCCGGACGGCTATATGCACACCGCGCCGATCGACATCGACCTCGCCATCGGGGAGGCGCAGCTGAGCGCGGTCGAGGGCGTCGCGGCATCCGCGCTGGACGGCTCGGGTGTCGAGTGGAGCGTCACCCAGCTCGTCGGCGACCCGGCTCTGGCGATCAAGCACCTCGCCGAGAAGGCGCAGGCGCGCCTGATCGTCGTCGGTACCCGCCGCCGCGGGTTCGGAGAGTCGATCCGCGAGTTCTTCACGGGCTCGGTCGCCGCCCGTCTGGCGCACCGTCAGTCGCGCCCCATCCTCGTCGTCCCCCTGGAAGACCCCGTCGGCGACGACGAGGACCTCTGGCCCGCGTCGTAG
- a CDS encoding PadR family transcriptional regulator: MPPVFSHGDLRLYLLNLLDESPRHGYDLMQALSDRTGGTYTPSAGTIYPRLSKLEEEGLVTKTVDGRKTVYAITEAGRAEVAARAHELEGIEAGLADSVRLIADEVRGSVREAMKSLRADLAASAQSERDNADRDRTGARASASASGGDEARHSSREQMRRAEAIVSEFRATVRADLRTHLAHGGQLAADAVDDLSRALDDTLAALTRALR, translated from the coding sequence ATGCCTCCCGTCTTCTCGCACGGCGATCTGCGCCTCTACCTGCTGAACCTGCTCGACGAGTCGCCGCGCCACGGGTACGACTTGATGCAGGCGCTGTCCGATCGCACCGGCGGAACCTATACGCCCAGCGCCGGCACCATCTATCCCCGGCTGTCGAAGCTCGAGGAGGAGGGCCTGGTCACCAAGACCGTGGACGGCCGCAAGACCGTGTACGCGATCACCGAGGCGGGGCGCGCCGAGGTGGCCGCTCGCGCCCACGAGCTCGAGGGGATCGAGGCGGGGCTTGCCGACAGCGTACGGCTGATCGCCGACGAGGTCCGCGGCAGCGTCCGCGAGGCGATGAAGAGCCTCCGCGCCGATCTCGCCGCTTCGGCGCAGTCGGAACGAGACAACGCCGACCGTGACCGCACCGGCGCACGCGCCTCGGCATCCGCGTCGGGGGGGGACGAGGCGCGGCATTCGTCGCGAGAGCAGATGAGGCGGGCCGAGGCGATCGTGAGCGAATTCCGCGCCACCGTGCGCGCGGATCTGCGCACGCATCTGGCGCACGGCGGACAACTCGCGGCCGACGCCGTCGACGACCTGTCGCGCGCGCTGGACGACACCCTGGCCGCCCTGACCCGCGCACTCCGCTGA
- a CDS encoding DUF4097 family beta strand repeat-containing protein encodes MTLEKWLIRPGETRVIDLEDIRKLKVGLVGGQIDVVAHDEPGVRIEVHAVTIKDLRIEASGDVVEIDHPQLRWDNFLEVFRNFGSGGPKAEISVAVPRGILLTLGVVSASALVSGLASGARLNTVSGDIIVDGLTGDLSVNAVSGDVQIRGLDGALSANSVSGDVAATGSIRKATIDTVSGGMLVDSTDRVDLVSLNTVSGDATVRLDEGHPANFVLRSVSGRLMVDGVKRSSSGPSNYVDSVGELSGSFADVRANSVSGDVTVLRRSPAAPDAAASATAEEN; translated from the coding sequence ATGACTCTGGAGAAGTGGCTCATCAGGCCGGGCGAGACCCGGGTGATCGACCTCGAAGACATCCGCAAGCTGAAGGTGGGCCTCGTCGGCGGCCAGATCGACGTCGTCGCGCACGACGAGCCCGGCGTGCGCATCGAAGTGCACGCCGTCACCATCAAGGACCTCCGCATCGAGGCCTCCGGCGACGTGGTGGAGATCGACCATCCGCAGCTGCGCTGGGACAATTTCCTCGAGGTGTTCCGCAACTTCGGCTCCGGCGGCCCCAAGGCGGAGATCAGCGTCGCGGTCCCCCGCGGCATCCTGCTGACCCTCGGCGTCGTCTCCGCGAGCGCGCTCGTGTCGGGCCTCGCCTCGGGCGCGCGCCTGAACACCGTCTCCGGCGACATCATCGTCGACGGCCTCACCGGCGACCTCTCGGTCAACGCCGTCTCGGGCGACGTGCAGATCCGCGGCCTCGACGGCGCACTCAGCGCCAACTCGGTGTCCGGCGATGTGGCGGCCACCGGCAGCATCCGCAAAGCGACGATCGACACCGTCTCGGGCGGCATGCTCGTCGACTCGACCGATCGGGTCGACCTGGTCAGCCTCAACACCGTGTCCGGCGACGCGACCGTGCGTCTCGACGAGGGCCACCCGGCCAACTTCGTGCTGCGCAGCGTCAGCGGGCGGCTCATGGTCGACGGCGTCAAGCGCTCGAGCTCTGGGCCCTCGAACTACGTCGACTCCGTCGGGGAGCTCAGCGGCAGCTTCGCCGACGTGCGCGCCAATTCGGTCTCGGGCGACGTCACGGTGCTGCGCCGCTCGCCGGCCGCTCCGGATGCCGCGGCATCCGCGACCGCCGAGGAGAACTGA
- a CDS encoding Rho termination factor N-terminal domain-containing protein, with amino-acid sequence MPQNSTPPSLKDPELYEELRKDGASKQKAARISNAAARDGRKAVGRRGGESGSYEDWTVAELRARAKELGIRGYSGARKAELIDMLRDS; translated from the coding sequence ATGCCACAGAACAGCACACCTCCTTCGCTGAAGGATCCCGAGCTCTACGAGGAGCTGCGCAAGGACGGCGCGTCGAAGCAGAAGGCGGCGCGCATCTCCAACGCCGCCGCGCGGGACGGCCGGAAGGCCGTCGGGCGACGAGGTGGCGAGTCCGGCTCGTACGAGGACTGGACGGTGGCCGAGTTGCGCGCTCGCGCGAAGGAACTCGGCATCCGCGGGTACTCCGGTGCGCGCAAGGCGGAGCTCATCGACATGCTTCGAGACTCCTGA
- a CDS encoding DNA topoisomerase IB: protein MPRLRRVRPGRDLGYRRLRSGSGFRYVDADGAALPAAERERVVALVIPPAWNDVWICAAANGHIQATGVDEAGRMQYLYHPEWSTTRDKGKYARALQLAESLPRARGRITASLRRDDLDRERVLATAFRLLDQAAPRVGSERYFTAHGSRGLTTLQRRDAAVSGTVTSLRFPGKSGKRQSLDVDDEDLAVVVEMLAAGRPAAPLLAYARGRRRVALTPRDVNVYVRTMTGGSFTAKDFRTLRGTILAADALARIGTTTTKADRKRAEVLAVKAAAAALGNTPTVAKSSYIDPRVFARYRRGELLDTTVSPESAIRALLGP, encoded by the coding sequence GTGCCGCGCCTGCGCCGCGTCCGCCCCGGACGCGACCTCGGCTACCGGCGCCTGCGCTCCGGTTCGGGATTCCGCTACGTGGATGCCGACGGCGCCGCCCTCCCTGCCGCGGAGCGCGAACGCGTGGTCGCGCTCGTCATCCCCCCGGCGTGGAACGACGTGTGGATCTGCGCCGCCGCGAACGGCCACATCCAGGCCACCGGCGTCGACGAGGCCGGACGGATGCAGTACCTCTACCACCCGGAGTGGTCGACCACCCGCGACAAGGGCAAGTACGCGCGGGCGCTGCAGCTCGCCGAGAGCCTGCCGCGCGCCCGCGGGCGCATCACCGCGTCGCTGCGCCGCGACGACCTCGACCGCGAGCGGGTGCTCGCGACCGCGTTTCGCCTGCTCGACCAGGCGGCCCCGCGAGTGGGCAGCGAGCGGTACTTCACCGCGCACGGCAGTCGGGGGCTCACCACGCTGCAGCGGCGGGATGCCGCGGTCAGCGGTACCGTCACGAGCCTGCGCTTTCCGGGCAAGAGCGGCAAGCGGCAGAGCCTCGACGTGGACGACGAAGACCTCGCCGTCGTCGTCGAGATGCTCGCTGCGGGTCGGCCGGCTGCACCTCTTCTGGCGTACGCGCGCGGTCGCCGGCGCGTTGCCCTGACCCCCCGGGACGTCAATGTGTACGTCCGCACCATGACCGGCGGCAGCTTCACCGCGAAGGATTTCCGCACGCTGCGCGGCACCATCCTCGCGGCCGACGCGCTGGCGCGCATCGGGACCACCACCACGAAAGCCGATCGCAAACGCGCCGAGGTGCTCGCCGTCAAGGCGGCGGCCGCGGCCCTGGGCAACACGCCGACGGTGGCCAAGAGCTCGTACATCGATCCCCGCGTGTTCGCGCGGTATCGACGCGGTGAACTGCTGGACACGACGGTTTCGCCGGAATCGGCGATCCGTGCGCTGCTGGGTCCGTGA
- a CDS encoding CrcB family protein: MTRPRWFSPVALVLVILGGMIGVAIRAAVVVPLGAVNPHPLVVPAVTLVINLLGSLLLGVIVGWFADRHPRARLFLGTGVMGGFTTYSAFAVQTLSTSSASPYIGIILVVVSLFGGVFAAVVGLAAGRRIADRPGEVERPEDAE, encoded by the coding sequence GTGACTCGTCCCCGCTGGTTCTCGCCGGTCGCCCTCGTGCTGGTGATCCTCGGCGGCATGATCGGCGTCGCGATCCGCGCGGCCGTGGTGGTGCCCCTGGGGGCGGTGAACCCGCATCCGCTGGTCGTGCCGGCCGTCACGCTCGTCATCAACCTGCTGGGTTCGCTGCTGCTGGGCGTCATCGTGGGCTGGTTCGCCGATCGGCATCCGCGCGCTCGACTCTTCCTCGGGACGGGAGTCATGGGCGGGTTCACGACGTACAGCGCGTTCGCCGTGCAGACCCTCTCGACCTCGAGCGCGTCGCCCTACATCGGCATCATCCTCGTCGTGGTCTCGCTGTTCGGCGGCGTCTTCGCCGCCGTGGTGGGACTGGCGGCCGGGCGGCGCATCGCCGACCGTCCCGGCGAGGTCGAGCGTCCGGAGGATGCCGAGTGA